The stretch of DNA GGAGGCGCTCCTGGCCGTGGGCGGCGGAGAGGTGGATGCCGATCGGGAGACCGTCCTCGGTGGCGCCGGCGGGGAGGGCGAGGCCGGGGCTGCCGACCACGTTGTTGAGCGGGGTGAAGGCCACGTAGCGGAGCAGACGCTCGATCAGGTCCTCGAAGGGCAGGTTCGGGCTGAGGTGGCCGATCGGCGGGGTGACGTGGGCGAGGACCGGGGAGAGGATCACGTCGTACCGCTGGAAGAGGCCCGCGTAGGTGGCCTCCGCCGCGCGCAGGCGGCGCAGCACGCCCGGGGTGCGGCGGTACTCGCGCTGGAAGCGGCGCCGCAGCCCGGTGGTGAGGCCGTCGAGGTCGCCGGCCCGGAAGCCCGGGTCGATCAGCAGCCGGCCGCTGACGGCGATCGCCCAGGCGATGTAGCCCCAGTAGGAGACGAAATCGCGGGAGAACTCGGCGGTGAAGGGCAGCGTGGTCGGCTCGACGCGGTGGCCGAGCGCCGCCAGCCGGGCGGCGGTCTCCTCCACGGTGCGGCGGGTGGGACCGTCGGTCTCGGCGATCGGCGAGTCCACCACCAGGCCGATCCGCAGGCTGCGGCCGCTCGGGCCCTCGACCAGGCCGATCGGTGGCAACTGCGGGTCGGCATGGTGCCGTTCGGCGGCGGCGAAGAACGCGGCGGTGTCCCGGACGGACCGGGTGAGCACGCCGTCCGTGACGATGTCCAGCGGCAGCCGGCGGCTCTGCTCGTTGGCGACCAGCCGCCCCCGGCTGGGCTTGAGGCCGACCAGGCCGCAGGCGGCGGCGGGGATCCGGATCGACCCGCCGCCGTCGTTCGCGTGCGCGATCGGCACGACGCCCGAGGCGACCAGGGCGGCCGAGCCGCCCGAGGAGGCGCCGGCCGAGTGCGAGGGCAGCCACGGGTTGCGGACGGGCTCGGCGGCGGCGTACTCGGTGGAGGCGTTCAGCCCGAACTCGGGCAGCCGGCTCTTCCCGAGCACGGCCAGGCCGGTGGCCAGGAACTGATCGGTGAACGGAGCGTTCCGCCGGGCCGGCCGGGCCCGGTACGCCGCACTGCCGTTCCCGGTGGGCAGCCCCCGCAGGTCGACGTTGTCCTTGAGGTACGTTGGCACCCCCCAGAGCGGCCCGCCGATGCCCGCGCGGCTGATCTGCGGCCGGTCGTGCGCGTCGTGGGCCACCGGCAGCAGCGCGCGGCCGACGTGGCCCGCCCGCGCGGCCGACGCCGCGACCAGCTCCCGCGGATTGACCTCCCCGGCGCGCACGAGAGCGGCGAGGGCCACCGCGTCGTGCTCGCCGAGAGCGTCGTCGGTGAACGCGTGGACCCGCTCGTCGAGCATCCGAACTCCCCAACCCCTACTGACCGGTAGTCACTCCAGGAGCTTGGCAGTCTAGGGCCGCCCCGAGGACTTCGAACACCCTTCACCGAGGGTGTCCTCCGGCAGGAGTGTCGCGAGGTACGCGCGGGCGACTTCGGAGTAGGCGGTCTCCTCGACCGTCTCGAAGACCTCGACCGCCTCGCACGCGTGGGCGGCGGCCTGCTGTCGCCACCCCAGGCGCAGCTCGACCTGACTGAGCAGCAGTAGGAGATCCCCGGCCAGCGGAAGAGCGTCGAACCGGCGACAGAAGGCCAGTTGGAGCCGCAGCACCTCGTGAATCCTTGCGAATACCTCAGCCTGGTCCTCCAGCGGGCGATTCTCGGCCGCCAGCACGGTTCGGTACAGCTCCACGGCTTTCCGGCCGAGGCTCGTGGCGTCCGAGTCCGTGTCCGAGGCCGGGAGGTCTACAGGGAGGTCCAGGGGCACCTGACCGTCGAACCGGTTCAGCGCCGATACGGCCAGCAGGGCGCAGAACAGCGTGGTGGTGTCCAGCGTGAGCCGGTCGAGCGCGAGCTTCCCCAGGTCGACCCCGTCCACCGGGTTCGCGGAGTCCACCCAGACGCTCAGCAGATTGTTGAGCTCAAGCCGGACCCACTGGCCTGCCCGCCAGCCGGACAGCTCGGGCCGGTTCGGGTCCGCTCGTCCGGCCTGGATCGCGGTGGCCGTGTCCACGTAGTACGCGATGACGCGTCGTCGGGCGGCCTCGGCGCCCTCTACTGGGCAGTCGGCGGCGTAGAGGCGGACCAGGTCGTGGAGTCGGTACCGCTCGTTCGAGCGGCCGAGCAGGTGGGCGCGGGTGAGGCCGCGGAGCAGGCGGGCGCTCTCACGTTCGGGGCGGTTGGCGAGGGCGGCGGCGGCCGGGAGGGCGAAGTCGGGGCCGGGGTTGAGGGGGAGCAGCGCGAAGAGGCGGGCCTCTTCGGGGTCGAGGCGCCGGTACGAGAGGTCGAAGGCGGCGCGGACGGCGAAATCGGGGCTGTGGTCGAGTTCGGTGAGGCGTTCGCGGGCGTCGGTGAGGTCGGCGACCAGGCGGGCGGGAGGGCGGTCGATGAGCAGCGCGGCGGTGATCCGGAGGGCGAGTGGCAGGTGGCCGCAGAGTTCGGCGAGCTCGGGGTACGCGGCACCCGGGCCGGCGAGTTCGGTGAGCAGGGCCACCGATTCGGCTTCGGTGAGGGTGTCGAGGGTGAGGTGGCGTGGGGTGAGGGTGCGGTCGGCGAGCAGGTGACGGCTGGTCACCAGGACGCGGTGGCGGGGGTCGCCGGGCAGCAGTGGGGTGACCTGCGCTGCGGCGGAGGCGTTGTCGGCAACCAGCAGCAGCGGCCCCGGCAGGGCGGCCAGGCAGGAGCGGTAGAGCTGCTCCTTGGCCCGCAGGCCGGGTGGGACGGGCTGGCCGAGGGTGTGGAGCAGGGATTCGAGGGCCTGGTCCGGGGAGAGGCAGGTGGCGTCGTATCCGCAGAGGTCGATGAAGAGCACCCCGCCGGGGAAGAGGTGCTGCGCCCGGTACGCGGCCTCCACGGCCAGCGCGGTCTTGCCGATCCCACCCAGCCCGGCGACGGCCGAGACCGTGACCAGTTCTCCCTCGGCGGCCAGGGCCTCGGCCAGCTCGGCGAGTTGTCGTTCCCGGCCGACGAAGACCGACCGGGGCGGCAGGCCGGACGGGCGGACCGGCTGCTCACCGAGCTGGACGATCCCGGCCTGGAGGGACGGGCCGTGGAAGGTGCCCCCGCTGATGCTGTTGCTCCCCACGGCAGAGTTCTACCAAAGCGCGGACCGGCCGGGGCGGAAACCGGCCTTCAGTCGGGCAGCTGGGCGAGGAGGGCGCGGGCCCGGGCGGCGTTGTCGGGGTCGCCGGTGGATTCGAAGGCGGTGACGGCGGCGGTGAGGTCGGCGGTGGCCTGGGGGAAGTGGCCGAGCTGGGCGCGGAGGTCGCCGAGGGTGAGGAGGATCTCGCCGGTGAGGCCGGTCTCGCCGAGTCGGCGGCAGAGGGCGAGGAGATGGTGGAGGCGGGGGAGCGCCACGCTGGTCAGCTCGGGGTGGGGGTGGGCGGGGAGTTCGGCGGCGAGGTGGCACAGGGTACGGGCGTGCTCGGTGGCTTCGGTGAGGGCGGTGGCGTAAGGGTCCTCGGGGAGGTCCGAGGGGCCCGGGGCCGCGGTGTCGAGGTACCGGAGGACGTGGTCGATCTTGTCGGGCTCCCGCTGGCCGGCCAGCACGTACCGGACGGTGAAGCCCGCGATCAGGGCCAGGTTGACCAGTGCGACTTGGAACGTCGCGCCGACCACGCCCGGGTCCGGGGAGGTGCCGTCGGTGGTGGCCGTCCAGACCTCGCGAAGGGTGTCGAGTTCCTCGCGCAGCCACTGGGTGGCCCGCCAGCCGGTGAGGCCGGGGGCGGTGGGGTCCTGTTGGGCGGTGCGGATGGCTGCGGCGGTGTCCAGGTAGTAGTCGGTGACGCGGGCGCGGGCCGCAGCGGCCTCGGTGGTCGGGCAGTCGGCGGCGTAGAGGCGGACCAGGTCGTGCAGGCGGTAGCGGCCGTGGGAGTGCTGGAGGAGGTGGGCGCGGGTGAGGCCGCGGAGCAGGCGGGCCGTCCCACGGGGCGTGCGGTCGGCGAGGGCGGTGGCGGCGGGGAGGGCGATGTCCTGGCCGGGGGCGTGGGGGAGGAGGGCGAAGAGGCGGGCCTCTTCGGGGGTGAGGCGGCGGTGGGAGAGGTCGAAGGCGGCGCGGACGGCGAAGTCGGGGCCGTGGTCGAGTTCGGTGAGGCGTTCGCGGGTGTCGGCGAGGTCGGCGACCAGTTCGGTCGGGGTGCGGTCGGTGAGCAGGGCCGCGGTGATTCGGAGGGCGAGCGGCAGGTGGCCGCAGAGTTCGGCGAGTTCGGGATGGGCGGGGTCGGGGCCGGCGAGTTCGGTGAGGAGGGCGACTGATTCGGCTTCGGTGAGGGTGTCGAGGGTGAGGTGACGAGGAGCGAGGGTGCGGTCGGCGAGGGTGTGGCGGCTGGTGACCAGGACGCGGTGGCGGGGGTCGCCGGGCAGCAGCGGGGTGATCTGGTCGGCGGTGGAGGCGTTGTCGGCGATCAGGAGGAGCGGGGCCGGGAGGGCGGCGAGGACGGAGCGGTAGCGCTGCTGCTTGGCGGGCAGGCCGGGTGGGGGCGTCTCGCCGAGCGCGTGCAGCAGGGTGTCCAGGGCCTGGTCGGCGGTGAGGCGGGCTTCGTCGTAGCCGCGCAGGTCGATGAAGAGGATGCCGCCGGGGAAGAGCTCCCTCGCCCGGTAGGCGGCTTCGACCGCCAGGGCGGTCTTGCCGACCCCGCCCAGCCCGGCCAGGGCGGAGACCGCCACCAGTTCGCCATCGGCACCCAATGCCTCGGCCAGCTTGGCGAGTTGACGCTCACGCCCGACGAAGACCGAGCGGGCCGGCAGGCCGAAGGGTGCCGGCTGCGGCTTGGGCAGGTGGACGGACCCGGCCTGGAGGACGGGTCCGTGGAAGGTGCCGCCGCTGATGCTGTTGCTGTTGGTCCCCACGGTAGGGAGTTCTACCAGTGAATCGGCGGCCTGACTCGGAGTCAGAGGATGCCGGCGCCGGGGAGGAAGGGCTTCAGGCGCTGCTGGAGGGCCTCGTACGCGGCCTTGCGGGCCGGGTAGAGGGTGACCACGGCCGCGGTGACGGTGTCCAGGGCGATCGACATCTTGCGGAACTCCTGCTCGGTGCTGGGGAGTTCCTTGCGGATCGCGGCGGCCCGGTCGATGTCCTCGGCGAGCGCCTGGTCGAGGGTGGCCAGTGCGGGGCGTTCGGCGGCCGGGCCGATGGCCGCGTCCACGGCGCGGACGGCGGTCCGCTCCCAGCGGCCGGAGATGTCGGTGATGGCCGCGATGAGCAGGTCGAAGGCCAGGTCCTGCCACTGGGCCGGGGTCGGCCTGGTGGCCGGGGTGGCGGCGAAGAGGGCCCGGAGCGGGCCGAGGGCGGCCAGTTCGGTCGGGCGGTCGTTGGCGACCAGCAGGTCGACGATCGTGCTGCGGTGGAGGGCGAAGGCCTTGGGCATGGTGGCGGGCACCGGCGTGGCGGTGATCAGCGCGTCGATGATCTGCTTGGCCAGCGGGACGGCGCCCGCACCCGCCACGGCGTGCGGGAGCAGTAGGCGCTTGGTCGCCGGGTCGTAGACCACCGTCTGGCCGGCCTGGGTCGGGGTCGGATTGGCACCGGCCAGGGCGTCCTTGAGTGCCGCCGTGTACGCGTAGACCCCCACGACGGTGGCCTTGTCGGTGCTGGTCAGGCCGTTGAGGAGGATGCCGTCCTCCCGGGGGCCGATCAGGCCCAGGCTCTGGAGCCGGGACTCGATGGTCAGCAGGCCCGTGAAGTCGGGCTCGGCCTGCCAACCGGCCTTGATGCCGGGCCACTTGTCCTTGCGGTGGTCGCTCAGGGCCATGCCCTTGGCGTCGTTGGCGCGCAGCCAGGCGCGGTTGAGGTGGATGTCGGCGTAGGCCAGCGCGGCCCCGAGGTCGGTCACGCCCCTGGCCTTGGCCAGCGCGAAGCGCTGGGCCGGGACGCGGCCCAGCGCCTGGTAGCGGCCCCAGCGCTGCTGCATCCGC from Kitasatospora sp. MMS16-BH015 encodes:
- a CDS encoding amidase, yielding MLDERVHAFTDDALGEHDAVALAALVRAGEVNPRELVAASAARAGHVGRALLPVAHDAHDRPQISRAGIGGPLWGVPTYLKDNVDLRGLPTGNGSAAYRARPARRNAPFTDQFLATGLAVLGKSRLPEFGLNASTEYAAAEPVRNPWLPSHSAGASSGGSAALVASGVVPIAHANDGGGSIRIPAAACGLVGLKPSRGRLVANEQSRRLPLDIVTDGVLTRSVRDTAAFFAAAERHHADPQLPPIGLVEGPSGRSLRIGLVVDSPIAETDGPTRRTVEETAARLAALGHRVEPTTLPFTAEFSRDFVSYWGYIAWAIAVSGRLLIDPGFRAGDLDGLTTGLRRRFQREYRRTPGVLRRLRAAEATYAGLFQRYDVILSPVLAHVTPPIGHLSPNLPFEDLIERLLRYVAFTPLNNVVGSPGLALPAGATEDGLPIGIHLSAAHGQERLLLELAFALEADRPWRRIQD